DNA sequence from the Camelus dromedarius isolate mCamDro1 chromosome 24, mCamDro1.pat, whole genome shotgun sequence genome:
CGGTCCTCAGGCCAGTGAGGTGCCATGGCCTCCCCTCCAGAGGGTCAGCCTGCGTCCTCATGCTGGCCGAGGTGGAGGGGGATCTCCCGAGTGTCTTCCCGCTGAACCCGGGGCTGATGGAGCCTCCTCTTGGGACACAAGGTCTGAGATTGGTGAAGTGTGCAGGTGGGGCTTGTGGAGGaggcctgcctccctgcccagctccaGCGCGAGCAGCCTCACCTGATTCGGTTTTATTTTGCTTACAGATGAGCACGTTCTCATAGGAGTTGGTGTCATCGTCATctgcagagagaggggaaagggcaTGGGATGCTGGTGGGCCCTGCCCCACAGGCCTGgcacttccttcctccctctgtcctgCCAAGGCCCCAGCCCTCTGGGTCCCCAGGGCCTCAAACATTCTCCTGAACAAACTTCTTCATGGGCGCTGGCCTGGCTCCAGCAGCCTTCACCTTGGTCCCCTCCTCGGTCTTCCAAGGTCACCCCCCAAAGCACTGGGTGAAGGAGACTGGGGACAGGGCTGTAATCAGGCCCAAGATGGATAACTGGAGGAGGGAGGCCCGTTTCTATTGGCcaaagaggggcagggagagctgCCAGGGCCAAAGAGAGACAGGAACCAGGCTTAAGGTCATCTGGAGACAGGACCCTTcaggcaggagggcaggctgAGAGAGGATCCTTGCCCAGAGGCCTCGGCTAGTTGTGGCGTATCAGAGCCTGGTACCCCGACATCGCCACAAGGGGGGAACTGAACCGTAAACACCTCCCCACCCAGCAGCCATCTGTGTCAAAGAGGTTCTGAGCAGTGAGGGCCCCTCCCCGATTTAGAAGTGGCAAGCGGGAGAGGAGGACCCCCTTCCCACCCTAGTCCGGCCgaggccagagcccaggcctgtgTCCTCAGCAGGCACTGCCTACCCTCGGttctcagtttctctttctggaaaGCAAAGGTGTTAAAGATTCCAGTATCCTCAGAGCCTACAGGGCTCAGGGTCAGCAGCAAGGCTGGACCGTGCAGGGCATTCCTCCGAGATCCCACCCGTGTCCAGCCTTGAGCGGGGCCTGGCTGACAAGCAGCCCAGCCTGCCCCCTGGCCTCAGCTCCCCCTCTGgtgcccccacccctggcacatcccttccctcctctgcaccTGGGCTGCTGCCTGCAGTGCCAGCCTCCTCAGCTCCCCTACTCCTCCATCGATCCAGACCCAGGCCcggcctcctccacctcctcctaaCAACTTCTGGACCCAGGGATATGGCTTCTGAAGCTaagctcctccctctccccatccttgTCCTCTGCCTCACCTTCCAGGGGCTTCTGGAGCTGCCCCCAGTTGTAGTAGTCCATGGTGATGGGGTCTCTGGcaagaaaacacagacacagcTCCAAGTGCTGGGCAGGCCCATGGTTGGGGTGGGCCTTCatgaggaggcagggaggccaaggCTGCTCCAGCCATAGGTCCCCAAGAGCCCGTGGGGGCTCGGCCAGGGTCTCCCCCAATCcccccatcctgcttccctgggcCCCTGAGCCACCCTGGGCTGAGGGAGTGGCAGCCTGGCTCTAGCCACCTCACCATGTGACCTTAGCCAAGTCACCTCCTGCCCTGGGGCTAAGTTTGCCCAGCCGTGAGAGGAAGCGGCATCCTGGAGGCCCTTCCTCTGTGGGGTTTCATGAAACTTTTCTGACTGGGTGAACCAGGACAAGACAGCCCCTCCCAGAGCAGGGCTGCGTCCCTGTCCCCACAAAGTCATGGTCATCTGAGGGGAAACAGTGTGACAGAGAGCCTGCCTGGGCCAGCGGGTTCCAGGGCAGGAAGCCATTCTCACATAAGGAAGCTGAGGGCAGGGGCGGGCGAGGACAGGGAGGAGGTGGCCAGGGCCCGGAGAAGGCCGCTCACATGTAGACTGCATCTGATCTGTGTCTGCTTCCTGCAGAAGGAGGAGGTGAGAATTAGGCCTGAGCTGGGGCTGTGGGCCCCCACCGTGGCCCCCTCTTCCACGGAGCCCACATACCTTTGCTGAAGTTCTGGTACCTGGGGGAAGAAGGATCTGAAAGAAAGGCCAGGCCCATTGGCTCAttgccagctccccagcccccaccccttcccagctcAGCCAACCAAGGAAGCCAGGTGTTTCCAGTCTTCACACCTTTTCACCTGCTCTCCGTCCCCTCCCCATCTAGGCCAGCCCCATCAGGCCTCCCAGCCCAGCTCACGTGTCTCTCCTTTGGGGAGGCCTCCCTTGCACCTCACCTCCCGCCAGGTTTCACCTGTCTCTGTCCCActtccccccgccccagccctgtgtcactcaccctcGAGGCTGGGGGAGAACCGCAGCAGCTTGTCCTTCctgcacggggtggggggggggaggggctgaggatgGGCTGTGGGGGAGACACCCCAGGCTTTCTGGGAGTCTGGAGGCCACAGCCCCACAGCACCCCCGTGGGGCCCTCAGAATCAGAACTGGGGCTCTGAGATCCAAGGAAGGAACAAGGTCTCGGCCTGGGCTCAGCAAGGTGGGGACCCCCAGGGCCCTTCTCATCACGTCCGGGGGGCTGGGACCCCTCTGGGCCTGGGATAGGAGGCTCATTCCTACCTTGCTGACTCCGCACCAGAGGATGTGCCCACCGGGGTCCCTGGCCAGGCCTCCCTGACCACTGCAAAGGACGAGGGGATGTTGGCTGGGCCCCAGGTCTGCTGGCCAGCACAGTCCCCTCACCCCAGCATCCCACAAGCTTgggcctggcccccagcctcAGAACAACAGGGACGGAACACCCTCAATCCCAAGCGCGGCCCTGGACCCTTCTGTCCGGGGACTCACAGGTGTAGGTCCGGGCCACTGCAAAGCTTTGCTGATTCTCTTGCCTGGAAACACAAGAAGCTGTGCTGAGCCAGGGCCTGGCCTCCCACAGCATCAGGGACAGAGAGACAGGAGAAATGGACAGACAGGGACCAGGGACAGACCAGGGCGAGAGTGAGGAGTGGCTGCTGGCCCTCCAGGGCCAGATCCAGGGCTTCCCAATGCCCCCTTTTCTAGactgcttccctgccctgcccatcGGTGCCCACCCTTCTCACATGGCCCTGGGCTGGAGCCAGCTGCCAGCCAGACCCATGccctcacccagcttccccaggaCCCTAGAGATGGTCAGGAGGATCTGTGGACAGGACTAGGGCAGTGACTTCAATCAGGAGCGACAAAGAGGCTGCCCCCACGACCTACCACCCAGGAGCGTTTAACATTCCCAAGAGAGCACGGCCCTCTTGAGATGTGGTGAGCAAATTCAAAGCTTAGCAGACACAGCTAGGTACCTAACCGTCACCCAgagttcctttcttcctttgaaacAGAACCCTGATTTTTATTTACACAGCCACATGCCCATCTAAAAGACTATATTTTCcaataaatgggactacatcaaactaaaaaccttctgcacagcaaaggaaatcactgacaaaacaaaaagacaacctaattagaaaaggtatttgaaaatgatatatctgataaggggttaatattcaaaatatataaataagtcatTCAACtcaacaacctgattaaaaaatgggcagaggagctgaatagacagatatttttccaaagaagacacagatggccaaacaggcacatgaaaagatgctcaacattactaattattagagaaatgcaaatcaaaaccaccatgaaatATCATTTCacgcctgttagaatggctgttaccaACAAGGCACGAAATAGcacgtgttggtgaggatgtggagaaaagggaactctcgtgcactgttggtgggaatgtaaattggcgcagccactgtggaatagtatagagagtcctcaaaaaactaagagCTGCCGTATGACCCAGCTATCCTACTTCTGAGTTTTTATCTAAAGAATATGAAataactaatttgaaaaggtatctgcacccctatgttcattgcagcattagttacaatagccaagatagcgaagcaacctaagtgtccatcaaagatgaatggattaaaaaagtaCTCTTggtacatttcaataaaattgtttggaaaattaaaaaaaaaaacagatgaatggataaagacgatgtcatatatatacacaacagaatactactcagctatgaaaagatgaaatcttgccatttgcgacaacatagatggaacttgagggtattatgctaagtgaaataagttggatggagaaagaaaaaatccatatgacttcactcatatgtggaatatattaaaaaaaaaacaaaaataaatgaacaaaccaaaccaaaacaaacacatagacacagagaacagggtagtggttactagagggggtgggggaggggagggaaaaatgggtaaaagggaTCAACTGTAGTGGTGACAGATAGAAACTAGTTTTGATGGTGAGCAAACTGTGgggtatacagaagtagaaatatgaTGTTGAGCACATGAAACATGCAGTGTTATAAACCAGTATtgcctcaattaaaaacaaagggCTATAtatcccagcctcccttgcaccTAAGTGTGACCACATATTTAAGCCCTGATTAATGAAATGCAAACCAAGGGTGTTGGGACTTTCAGAAAAGCTCCTTAAAGGAGACACTGCCAACTGGGGTGCACCCTTTTTGTCCTTCTCATTTGCTCTTACTACTGCCTGGAATGCAGAGATGAGGGCAGGAGCTCTAGCTGCCATTTTGGACCATGAAGTGCCCTTGAGAATGGAAGCCACCACTAAAATAGTGGAGCAGATTAGCTAATCATTAAGGCAATTTGGGCTCCTCCCCTGGATCAGAGTGGGGACCTGGCCCAGCCTGCTAGGAGCTCCTGGagggctgggggtcagggtgACCTGATTCAGGAAGGATGCCTTAAATCCACAGAAGAGAGCCAAGCATGGTTTCCCAGGGGAAGTGATGCAGGAGGTGGGCCTGGCACACACAGCAGTTGCTTCATGTAGGCTGGTAGGACTGAACACAACTGAGGCGGGGAGAATTCAAGTCTCCCCTCCCGCTTCCCCCTATCCAGGCCCAGTTTTCCCACCTCCCACGTGACTGACGAGTTTTAACTTGTGGCTCTGACCATCTACAGTTCTAAGATTAATCAGGGGCCTGGAGTGGGCAGgaactgagggaggaggggagaggggaggt
Encoded proteins:
- the LAT2 gene encoding linker for activation of T-cells family member 2, whose product is MGTETELLWPGAALLLLLGLAAGLCARCSRPGAKKSEKIYEQRSLQENQQSFAVARTYTLVREAWPGTPVGTSSGAESARKDKLLRFSPSLEDPSSPRYQNFSKGSRHRSDAVYIDPITMDYYNWGQLQKPLEDDDDTNSYENVLICKQNKTESEDEGSEDYQNSASIRQWRESKRVVEPVLREAPPSLAGSPDEDSGEPDYVNGDVAATKA